From the genome of uncultured Bacteroides sp.:
TACGATCCAAATCTGTTTCATTTGCCTGTTCCAGTTTTTTTCGGATATATGATGTTACTATAAAAATGTTCCTCTGCAACATTTCAACATCCTGAAATATTGCATGATTGATTCTTTGAAGAACATAGTCTGGATGTCTTTCTCCGATTGTTTCTATTTTATATGAATCGTTTATCAGGCCATTTCCTAGTGGAAGTATCTGATGTATATCTCCATCAATTTTAAAGTGAGTAGCTATTTCAAGCAAGTTCTTCATTGTATTATTAAATATATTATATAAACATAGCACAAATATATATATTATTTTATTAATATAAGTATCTAAAGTAATATTTATGATTATATTTAATAAATAAAGAGGGATATTATTCTATTTATAAAAACAAAATAGAATAATATCCCTCTAAATAATATTATAAAGATAAGATTTACTTAAAAATCAATATTTTATATAACAAAGGCAATCCCCTTACAATCGAATATATAAATAACTATCTAAAACCGGTCAATACCTTCGAGTTTAAGCAATATCGTTTTAATATCTAATCCACCTGCATAACCTCCCAAAGTACCATTGGCTGCAATCACTCTGTGACATGGAATAATTATCGCAATTGGATTTCGTCCATTCGCAGTCCCCACAGCCCGGCAAGCTTTAGGGTTTTCCACTCGTTCTGCAAGCTGTTTATAGCTGATAGTTTGTCCATAAGGAATAGTTTGCAAAGCTTTCCATACAGAGCACTGAAAAGTTGTACCTTCAGGAGCTAAAGGCAAAGTAAAATCTTTCCTGTTTCCAGAGAAATATTCATCAAGCTGACGAATACACTCATTCATTACTGCCGGAATATTCTCAGAAGAAGTCTTGGCAGATTCTTTAAATAATAACTGAGTAATGTGGCTTTCTGTAGATTTAATCTCAAGAATACCTACCGGAGACGAATAATAAACAATACTCATAATAATATTTTGTTCTATTAATTAAAACAAATTCAATTTATTTTTTTGTGCATCTTCAATAGAAACAGTATCGACCTTCTTATCTGCATTTTTCAGACGAAGAGATTCATATTCTTTATTGAGTTCTGCTGCAAATTTTTCTTTTGCTTCAGGATTAAGCAAACGTGAAGCTACTGTTGCATTTTGAGCGGCATCTTTCATATGAGCCACAATACCACTGTAAACAGGAGCTATTTTAATTGCTGTATGTAACTTAGAAGTAGTTGCACCACCAATCATCAAAGGTATATCCAAGCCGGCTTTCTGCAACTCAGAAGCCACATGAACCATTTCTTCCAATGAAGGTGTTATCAAACCACTTAATCCAATAAAATCTGGTTTTTCTTCTATTGCACGCTGAACTATCGTTTCAGTAGGAACCATTACACCCAAATCAATAACCTCAAAATTATTACATGCCATAACCACAGATACAATATTCTTTCCGATGTCATGAACATCACCTTTTACTGTAGCAATAAGCATCTTGCCGGCAGAAGTAGATCCGTCAGTCTTTTCAGCTTCAATCAATGGTTGAAGAATAGCAACAGCCTTTTTCATGGTACGTGCAGTTTTCACCACCTGAGGCAAGAACATTTTACCAGCTCCAAAAAGTTCACCTACAATATTCATACCCTCCATTAACGGCCCTTCAATAATATCAACAGCCTTATTGTAAAGTGGAATAATTTCGGCGAGATCTTCTTCCAGATATTCGCCTATTCCTTTTACCAAAGCATATTTTAATCTTTCGGTTACATTCTCATCTCGCCATGCATCACGCTTAACGGCTGTTTGAGTATCATCCTTTGAAGCTTTTAAACTTTCTGCTGTTTCAATTAGAATTTCTGCTGCATCAGGGCGTCGGTTAAGAACCACATCTTCAATCTTCACAAGTAAATCAGGATCTATATCAGTGTACATCACCGCTGTTGCAGGGTTAACAATACCCATATCCATACCTTGCTGAATAGCATGATAAAGAAATACGGCATGCATAGCTTCACGGATAAAATTATTTCCTCTGAAAGAGAAAGAAAGATTACTTACCCCCCCACTTATATGAGCACCCGGAAGATTCTTCTTTATCCATGCTGTAGCATTAATAAAATCTACAGCATAATTGTTATGCTCTTCCATACCGGTAGCAATAGCCAAAACATTGGGATCGAAAATTATATCATGAGGATTAAACTTAACTTTGTCCACCAACAGTCTATATGCGCGTTCGCAAACTTCAATTTTACGGGCACATGTATCAGCCTGTCCTTTCTCATCAAAAGCCATTACTACAACTGCCGCACCATATTTTTTTACAGTTCGTGCATGTTCAAGAAAGACTTCTTCTCCTTCTTTCAGTGAAATAGAATTAACAATAGATTTTCCTTGCAAACATTTAAGTCCGGCAATAATAACTTCCCATTTTGAGGAATCTATCATTACAGGTACGCGAGATATTTCCGGTTCAGAAGCTATCAGATTAAGAAAGGTAGTCATTTCCTCTTTTGCTTCCAGCAACCCTTCATCCATGTTTACGTCAATAATTAAAGCACCATCTTCCACTTGCCCTCGAGCAATAGTAAGAGCTTCATCATATTTCTTTTCCTGAATAAGTCGAAGAAATTTACGTGAACCGGCCACATTACATCTTTCACCTACATTCACAAAATTAATTTCCGGTTTCACTTCCAGCAATTCCAATCCGGAGAGCCACATACAATCCGGATGTGCTTGTGGTTTATGCGGAGTTTGACCTTGAATTAAAGCAACGTATTCAGCAATATATTCATTGGTTGTGCCGCAACATCCACCAATAATATTGATTAATTTCTCATCAATATATTCTTTAACCTGAGTAGCCATTTCAGCCGGAGTCTGATCATATTTACCCAAACTATTAGGAAGACCGGCATTAGGATATGCACTTATATAATAAGGAGCACGAGCTGCTAAGCCTTCAAGAAAAGGTTTTAGCTGTTTTGCTCCAAAAGAACAATTCAACCCGACAGAGAAAATTGGTGCATGTTGAATAGAAGCCAGAAAAGCATCCAGAGTCTGTCCGGAAAGAGTTCGTCCACTAATATCTGCTACTGTAACAGAAAGCATGATTGGTAGTTGTACTCCTTTAACTTCCATAGCAGTTTCGGCTGCAAAAATTGCAGCTTTAGCATTCAGTGTATCAAAGATTGTCTCTATCAAAAGAGCATCTACTCCTCCATCTATCAGAGCCTCCATTTGTTCCTGATATGCTGCAGCCAATTCATCATACGACAAGGCACGAAAAGCCGGATTATTTACATCCGGAGACATCGAACAAGTCTTGTTAGTAGGACCAACAGATCCTGCTACAAATCTAGGCTTATCAGGATTTATTCGGGTATATTCATCTGCAATTTCACGGGCTATTTTAACAGCAGCAAGATTTATTTCACGCACAAAATCCTGTACATGGTAATCGGCCATAGAAACAGTTGTAGAACTAAACGTATTTGTTTCAATGATATCAGCACCAGCTTCCAGGTACTTACTATGTATATCACGGATAACATCCGGACGAGTAAGGCATAACAAATCATTATTACCTTTCATCTGACCAGGGATATTCGCAAAGCGTTCATTACGAAAATCCTCTTCTCTCAAATTATACTGCTGAATCATTGTACCCATAGCTCCATCCAATATAAGGATGCGCTCGGAAACTAACTGTTGAATGGTTGGTTTCATTATATATAATTTATTTTTAAGCTGTTCAGGTTTTATTTAAACAGCATTAGAATGCAACTTGTTTATAAACACGTAATTTTTCAATCGGAAACACCACACTACTACAAAAGCAAATCCCATACGGGTTAGTACTATCCACCAAAAACCGATGCCTAATGCTACAAATAAAAGTGTATCCTCCAACAAAGAATGAGATATGGCTAAGTGATGATTAAGCACATTTACGTCATTTCTGGAAAGCATACCATTATCTATTTGCTCTATCATTATTGCACCACCATAAGCCAAACCTACTACATTGCCCACAATCCATAAAAAAGAAGCCTTTTCCGGCATTCCGAAGAATTTCATAAACGGACGTAATGGACGAGATATGGTGTCAAATAAGTTATACTCCTCTAATAATTTTTGCAATATCATTAATACAGAAACAATAAACAAAATTGTGATAATCAAAGTAACAGATGTATTAAACCATGCACTGAGAACTTCACCTACAGAAGAAAACACTTCTGGTTGAGTAACAACCTCAAAACGAACAGTAGAAGCTGGCATTATCTTATTCAAAACAAAAGCCACCACAATAGACATCAGAATGCGAAGAGTTGTCATCCACCAAAAAGACGAACCGGTTTTCTTCTGAACAGCACTTTCCACTAGCAGATTATGTGAGAGAAGACACATAAGCGTAAGGATTGTAGCTTCTCTTAATGTGATAGTCAGAGATGTCATTACAGCTATGGAAGCATACAACGGCAAGAAAATACTAGTCAGGAAAACAATAGCAGTTTCACCCGGCAGCCCTATCAGATTGAATAATGGGTTAAGGAACTCCGCAAAATAGCTTAAAGCTCCGGAATATTGCAAAAAGCGGACAAAAAGCGATACTGGGAGTATTATCTTCAATAACCACAGACTTATTTTACCAGCTTTTGGTAGTGCATCTTTAACGCATTTCAGCAAACGTTTAGGGAAGTCTCTCATTCTTACTTTTTAAACATTCTGTCCATATCGCGTTTATCATCTTTTTCTCTTAGTGACTGACGCTTATCATATTGTTTCTTTCCTTTTGCCAAAGCTATCACAACTTTAGCCAATCCTTTTTCATTTATAAACATCCGAAGAGGAACAATCGTAAAACCAGTTTCTTTTGTTGCTCTATCCAGT
Proteins encoded in this window:
- a CDS encoding methylated-DNA--[protein]-cysteine S-methyltransferase — encoded protein: MSIVYYSSPVGILEIKSTESHITQLLFKESAKTSSENIPAVMNECIRQLDEYFSGNRKDFTLPLAPEGTTFQCSVWKALQTIPYGQTISYKQLAERVENPKACRAVGTANGRNPIAIIIPCHRVIAANGTLGGYAGGLDIKTILLKLEGIDRF
- the metH gene encoding methionine synthase is translated as MKPTIQQLVSERILILDGAMGTMIQQYNLREEDFRNERFANIPGQMKGNNDLLCLTRPDVIRDIHSKYLEAGADIIETNTFSSTTVSMADYHVQDFVREINLAAVKIAREIADEYTRINPDKPRFVAGSVGPTNKTCSMSPDVNNPAFRALSYDELAAAYQEQMEALIDGGVDALLIETIFDTLNAKAAIFAAETAMEVKGVQLPIMLSVTVADISGRTLSGQTLDAFLASIQHAPIFSVGLNCSFGAKQLKPFLEGLAARAPYYISAYPNAGLPNSLGKYDQTPAEMATQVKEYIDEKLINIIGGCCGTTNEYIAEYVALIQGQTPHKPQAHPDCMWLSGLELLEVKPEINFVNVGERCNVAGSRKFLRLIQEKKYDEALTIARGQVEDGALIIDVNMDEGLLEAKEEMTTFLNLIASEPEISRVPVMIDSSKWEVIIAGLKCLQGKSIVNSISLKEGEEVFLEHARTVKKYGAAVVVMAFDEKGQADTCARKIEVCERAYRLLVDKVKFNPHDIIFDPNVLAIATGMEEHNNYAVDFINATAWIKKNLPGAHISGGVSNLSFSFRGNNFIREAMHAVFLYHAIQQGMDMGIVNPATAVMYTDIDPDLLVKIEDVVLNRRPDAAEILIETAESLKASKDDTQTAVKRDAWRDENVTERLKYALVKGIGEYLEEDLAEIIPLYNKAVDIIEGPLMEGMNIVGELFGAGKMFLPQVVKTARTMKKAVAILQPLIEAEKTDGSTSAGKMLIATVKGDVHDIGKNIVSVVMACNNFEVIDLGVMVPTETIVQRAIEEKPDFIGLSGLITPSLEEMVHVASELQKAGLDIPLMIGGATTSKLHTAIKIAPVYSGIVAHMKDAAQNATVASRLLNPEAKEKFAAELNKEYESLRLKNADKKVDTVSIEDAQKNKLNLF
- a CDS encoding nucleoside recognition domain-containing protein; this encodes MRDFPKRLLKCVKDALPKAGKISLWLLKIILPVSLFVRFLQYSGALSYFAEFLNPLFNLIGLPGETAIVFLTSIFLPLYASIAVMTSLTITLREATILTLMCLLSHNLLVESAVQKKTGSSFWWMTTLRILMSIVVAFVLNKIMPASTVRFEVVTQPEVFSSVGEVLSAWFNTSVTLIITILFIVSVLMILQKLLEEYNLFDTISRPLRPFMKFFGMPEKASFLWIVGNVVGLAYGGAIMIEQIDNGMLSRNDVNVLNHHLAISHSLLEDTLLFVALGIGFWWIVLTRMGFAFVVVWCFRLKNYVFINKLHSNAV